From a single Solenopsis invicta isolate M01_SB chromosome 4, UNIL_Sinv_3.0, whole genome shotgun sequence genomic region:
- the LOC105195682 gene encoding uncharacterized protein LOC105195682 — protein sequence MRVCEVFGCTSREGQGLRLFCFPKNQEQRLIWLSWIRVNRPEWTPKTNSRICELHFAANCYETREDGSKVLKRTATPSFQEKFVQNLENLERSKSIPKRFKIPRSRVVSLSGAKGSSKVKKSVVLWDHSYCSIFDSSQILLSPVSPITNSAVKEVTKGSAVWFADLDSQSRSINISSSHSNFFNVSMPTKAAQSLSSSPVKDPLSFDEVIDEEKVIIPSRVTENVSTQTTIDICNNASGRSDKYVAITAALKQEIAEQQRIIKTFEKKMIPRKLTKNISTQTTIDICNNVSVPTDKSATIIVALRKEVAEQQRINKKLEEDCNRIKKSSEKVYKMYFDTKRKYLAYKRKMERLKKKEK from the exons aTGCGGGTGTGCGAAGTTTTTGGCTGCACCTCTCGGGAAGGTCAAGGGTTACGATTGTTTTGTTTTCCTAAGAATCAAGAGCAACGTTTAATCTGGTTGTCCTGGATTAGAGTCAACCGACCTGAATGGACCCCTAAAACAAACAGTCGCATATGCGAG tTGCACTTTGCTGCAAATTGTTATGAGACGCGGGAGGATGGCAGCAAAGTATTGAAAAGGACAGCTACACCGAGTTTTCAAGAAAAGTTTGTACAAAACCTTGAAAATCTAGAGCGTTCAAAGTCCATAccaaaaagatttaaaattccTCGAAGTAGGGTAGTTTCTTTGTCAGGCGCAAAAGGCTCTTCAAAAGTGAAGAAATCAGTTGTTTTATGGGATCATTCGTATTGCTCGATATTTGATTCATCACAGATATTGCTGTCTCCAGTGTCTCCAATTACGAATTCTGCAGTAAAAGAAGTTACTAAAGGTTCAGCTGTATGGTTTGCAGATTTGGATTCACAGTCCAGATCAATTAACATTTCTTCTAgtcattctaatttttttaatgtgtctATGCCAACAAAAGCTGCTCAGTCACTCTCATCCAGTCCAGTTAAAGATCCTCTGTCTTTTGATGAAGTAATTGACgaagaaaaagtaataataccATCTAGAGTAACAGAAAATGTCAGCACTCAAACAACTATTGATATATGCAATAATGCTTCTGGTCGTTCTGATAAATATGTAGCAATCACTGCGGCATTAAAGCAAGAGATAGCTGAGCAACAGAGGATAATTAaaacctttgaaaaaaaaatgataccacgtaaactaacaaaaaatatcaGCACTCAAACAACTATTGATATATGTAATAACGTTTCTGTGCCTACTGATAAGTCTGCAACAATCATTGTGGCATTAAGGAAAGAAGTAGCAGAACAACAgaggataaataaaaaacttgaaGAGGATTGCAATAGGATCAAAAAAAGCAGTGagaaagtttataaaatgtattttgatacTAAACGCAAATATTTGGcttacaaaagaaaaatggaacgcctgaagaaaaaagaaaaataa